A portion of the Rhodococcus pseudokoreensis genome contains these proteins:
- a CDS encoding polysaccharide deacetylase family protein encodes MDSVAGKLTETMSTGSANGRSWLRGAAAAMVLTFDVDAESCVLAEDAKYADHPGVMSHQAYGPQVGVPRILALLAEFNIKATFFVPGRTADTWPHVVEAIAAEGHEIAHHSYAHRRLVDMSADEERRDFDDAMAALGRLGIVPVGHRSPLSSPSVRTANMLAQHGFRYQSTLMDDDRPYLLDTTDGVLAELPPHWILDDFPQYAFLPDPVIGNAVESPRKALEVWSLEMAAMRDLGCLFVLCNHPFLSGRPSRVQALRELIGTTLDYGDVPILTAAEVAERVHADPESRHKRLHTTGTPADQRIGSEHSTSNIS; translated from the coding sequence GTGGATTCAGTCGCAGGGAAGCTGACCGAGACCATGTCAACCGGTAGCGCGAACGGCAGGTCCTGGCTTCGGGGCGCAGCCGCAGCGATGGTACTGACCTTCGATGTCGACGCCGAGTCGTGTGTCCTGGCCGAGGACGCCAAGTATGCGGATCACCCCGGCGTCATGAGTCATCAAGCGTACGGCCCGCAGGTCGGAGTACCTCGAATCCTCGCATTGCTAGCCGAATTCAACATCAAGGCAACGTTCTTCGTCCCCGGGAGAACCGCGGACACCTGGCCGCACGTGGTGGAAGCGATCGCCGCCGAAGGCCACGAGATCGCTCACCATTCGTACGCCCACAGGCGTCTTGTGGATATGTCCGCCGACGAGGAACGTCGCGACTTCGACGATGCAATGGCCGCCCTGGGACGGCTCGGCATCGTCCCGGTCGGGCATCGCAGTCCGCTGTCGTCACCAAGCGTCCGGACTGCAAACATGCTCGCTCAACACGGGTTTCGTTACCAGTCAACACTTATGGACGATGACCGCCCCTACTTGTTGGACACAACCGACGGAGTACTCGCTGAACTGCCACCCCATTGGATCCTCGATGATTTCCCGCAGTATGCATTTCTGCCCGATCCCGTGATCGGCAACGCCGTCGAGTCTCCACGTAAGGCTCTCGAGGTCTGGTCGTTGGAAATGGCCGCGATGCGTGACCTTGGATGCCTGTTCGTACTGTGCAACCATCCGTTCCTTTCGGGGCGGCCGTCCCGCGTGCAGGCTCTGCGTGAACTGATCGGAACGACGCTCGACTACGGGGACGTTCCGATCCTGACTGCCGCTGAAGTAGCCGAACGCGTGCACGCCGACCCCGAATCCAGGCACAAGCGTCTCCACACGACGGGCACGCCTGCCGATCAGCGGATCGGTTCCGAACACTCAACCTCAAACATCAGTTAG
- a CDS encoding 2-keto-4-pentenoate hydratase, whose translation MLTTELHDVAATLRTARVNGAPITAPTKTWPGLDADSAFAVQRINVEHAVAEGDRLVGYKLGNIAKVMQEAFGLGQPDYGFLLAGIFAYEGATLDRSDYIEPFVELEPAFVLKSSLRGPNVTVADVINAIDYALPAIEIIDSRVQNWAIDLPDTLADNGSTGAVILGGTPRRVTDLTLRDMRGTLHFNGHEVITGNTRNILGNPLAAVAWLVNRLAAYDVEFEAGQVILPGSCLQAVPMNQAGRWVGEFEGFGSIEFDVSIATN comes from the coding sequence ATGCTGACCACCGAACTCCACGATGTCGCGGCCACTCTGCGCACCGCCCGTGTGAACGGTGCACCGATCACCGCACCCACCAAGACCTGGCCCGGCCTCGACGCGGACTCCGCCTTCGCCGTGCAACGCATCAACGTCGAACACGCTGTCGCAGAGGGTGACCGCCTGGTCGGATACAAACTCGGCAACATCGCAAAGGTCATGCAGGAAGCCTTCGGCCTCGGCCAACCCGACTACGGATTCCTGCTCGCCGGCATCTTCGCCTACGAAGGCGCCACCCTCGATCGCAGCGACTACATCGAACCGTTCGTCGAACTCGAACCCGCCTTCGTGCTGAAAAGCAGTTTGCGCGGACCCAACGTCACCGTCGCCGACGTCATCAACGCCATCGACTACGCACTGCCCGCCATCGAGATCATCGATTCCCGTGTCCAGAACTGGGCCATCGACCTTCCGGATACGCTGGCCGACAACGGTTCCACCGGTGCGGTCATCCTCGGTGGCACTCCCCGCCGTGTCACCGACCTGACCCTCCGGGACATGCGCGGCACCCTGCACTTCAACGGCCACGAGGTCATCACCGGAAACACGCGCAACATCCTCGGCAATCCCCTCGCCGCGGTCGCCTGGCTCGTCAACCGCCTGGCCGCCTACGACGTCGAGTTCGAAGCCGGCCAGGTCATCCTCCCCGGTAGTTGCCTGCAGGCAGTCCCCATGAACCAGGCCGGACGCTGGGTCGGCGAGTTCGAAGGCTTCGGCTCCATCGAGTTCGACGTTTCCATCGCCACCAACTGA
- a CDS encoding 2-hydroxy-3-oxopropionate reductase — protein MSTIAFIGLGIMGSPMAVHLAKAGHQVVGYNLTPNRTGPLTEAGGTAADSIAKAVAGADVVAVMVPDSPDVEDVLAGENGVFENAQPGTLIIDFSSIRPDVTTELAARASARGFRLIDAPVSGGEAGAINAALSIMVGASAEDFAAAKPILDVVGKTIAHVGPNGAGQTVKAANQLIVAGNIQLLAEAIIFLEAYGVDTAAAVEVLGGGLAGSAVLNQKAQKMLDRNFEPGFRIDLHHKDMGILTAAAREAGVVVPLGAVVAQLMASARANGDGGLDHSGLLRGVERLSGSTSPTSK, from the coding sequence ATGAGCACCATCGCATTCATCGGGCTCGGCATCATGGGCAGCCCCATGGCGGTTCACCTCGCCAAGGCAGGCCACCAGGTCGTCGGATACAACCTCACCCCCAACCGCACCGGCCCACTTACCGAAGCCGGAGGCACTGCCGCTGACTCCATTGCCAAGGCCGTTGCCGGGGCAGATGTCGTCGCAGTCATGGTTCCGGACTCCCCCGACGTCGAGGACGTGCTAGCCGGCGAGAACGGCGTGTTCGAGAACGCCCAACCCGGAACACTGATCATCGACTTCTCGAGCATCCGCCCCGATGTCACCACCGAGCTCGCCGCCCGGGCCTCGGCACGCGGATTCCGGCTGATCGACGCGCCCGTCTCCGGAGGAGAAGCCGGCGCCATCAACGCGGCCTTGTCGATCATGGTCGGCGCCAGCGCAGAAGACTTCGCGGCCGCAAAGCCCATTCTGGACGTCGTCGGCAAGACCATTGCCCATGTAGGCCCCAACGGAGCAGGTCAGACGGTCAAAGCCGCGAACCAGCTCATCGTAGCCGGCAACATACAACTCCTCGCCGAAGCGATCATCTTCCTCGAAGCCTACGGAGTCGATACGGCAGCCGCGGTCGAGGTGCTCGGCGGCGGACTGGCGGGGTCTGCCGTACTCAACCAGAAGGCCCAGAAGATGCTCGACCGCAATTTCGAACCAGGCTTCCGCATCGATCTCCACCACAAAGACATGGGGATCCTCACCGCCGCCGCGCGCGAGGCGGGCGTCGTCGTCCCTCTCGGCGCCGTGGTCGCCCAGCTCATGGCTTCCGCACGTGCGAACGGCGACGGCGGACTCGACCATTCCGGTCTGCTCCGCGGCGTCGAACGTCTCTCTGGCAGTACTAGCCCTACCTCCAAATAG
- a CDS encoding IclR family transcriptional regulator, which yields MPIGQGTSGVQSVGRAFDILEVMSTVGGSISVTALADKTELPIPTIHRLIRTLVGRGYVRQLPSRHYALGPQLIRLGESATQLFGAWSLPHLLELVECTGETANMAILDDSMAVYVAQVPSPHSMRMFTEVGGRVFPHCTGVGKALLLQLPDTSIRAMLHRSGLQPYTENSVTDAEMLIGELHMSRQRGYATDDGEQELGVRCFSVPVIDAPIPTAISISGPAARVTIQSAKEIVPHLQRVASMLTDEFKRISK from the coding sequence ATGCCAATAGGGCAAGGCACCAGTGGAGTTCAGTCCGTCGGGCGTGCATTCGACATACTCGAAGTTATGTCGACCGTGGGCGGTTCCATCAGCGTGACTGCACTCGCCGACAAGACTGAGCTACCGATCCCGACGATCCACCGCTTGATTCGTACTTTGGTTGGTCGCGGATACGTTCGCCAACTACCTTCCCGGCACTACGCGCTGGGTCCCCAGCTAATCAGGCTTGGGGAGAGCGCAACTCAGCTCTTTGGAGCCTGGTCACTTCCTCACCTTTTGGAACTCGTGGAATGCACCGGAGAAACCGCCAATATGGCAATTTTGGACGACAGCATGGCTGTTTATGTGGCGCAAGTACCCTCCCCCCACTCGATGCGCATGTTCACTGAAGTCGGCGGTCGAGTCTTTCCGCATTGCACCGGTGTCGGTAAGGCCCTCTTACTTCAACTTCCCGACACATCGATCCGAGCCATGCTCCACCGATCCGGCTTGCAACCCTATACAGAAAACTCCGTGACCGATGCGGAGATGCTTATCGGCGAATTACACATGAGCCGACAGCGCGGCTATGCCACAGATGATGGTGAGCAGGAACTGGGAGTTCGATGCTTCTCCGTCCCTGTCATCGACGCACCCATACCTACGGCAATCTCAATCTCTGGTCCAGCAGCGCGCGTCACAATTCAGTCCGCCAAGGAGATCGTTCCTCACCTTCAACGGGTTGCATCCATGCTGACAGATGAATTCAAGAGGATCTCAAAGTAG
- a CDS encoding NAD-dependent epimerase/dehydratase family protein — MTTLVTGGKGFVGRHLVNRLVEHGETVVSYNRDFAVDTRPSVTTVQGELFDIPVLVKALTENHVDKIIHTAGMSHPGVSVDLPLTTIAANIDGTAAVFEAARMAGVRRIVNFSSECAYGNLDDALVHEDQKPTPTTPYGVTKVAGELLGNVYNNLYGMEIVSLRVTEVYGPGLWMPSLLGDLLNAALSGTPYILAVGGDHKFQFVYVEDVAAAAYLASVAPELRQPVYHVSGDTQITVAEAANTVRAIFPEAKFEIGPGYIEKWDRQGKFDLSASERDLGYRPGWSLTDGLAASVQWIQSQGS; from the coding sequence ATGACTACATTAGTTACTGGCGGTAAAGGGTTCGTCGGACGGCATCTCGTCAATCGGCTCGTCGAGCACGGCGAGACCGTCGTGAGCTACAACCGAGATTTCGCCGTCGACACCCGACCCAGCGTCACCACTGTCCAAGGCGAGCTCTTCGACATTCCGGTTCTCGTCAAGGCCCTGACCGAAAACCACGTCGACAAGATCATCCATACGGCAGGGATGAGTCACCCCGGGGTGTCGGTCGATCTGCCCTTGACTACCATCGCCGCCAACATCGACGGCACCGCGGCGGTCTTCGAGGCCGCGCGGATGGCCGGCGTCCGACGGATCGTGAACTTCTCGTCGGAATGCGCGTACGGAAACCTCGATGACGCACTCGTGCACGAGGATCAAAAGCCGACTCCCACAACCCCATACGGTGTGACAAAGGTTGCCGGCGAACTGCTGGGGAACGTATACAACAACCTGTACGGCATGGAAATCGTCTCGCTCCGGGTCACCGAGGTCTACGGGCCAGGTCTGTGGATGCCCAGTCTGCTGGGCGACCTTCTGAACGCGGCGCTGTCCGGAACGCCCTATATCCTCGCTGTCGGCGGCGACCACAAGTTCCAGTTCGTCTACGTCGAGGATGTCGCCGCCGCCGCCTACCTGGCCTCCGTTGCGCCAGAGCTGCGTCAACCCGTTTACCACGTCTCCGGTGACACCCAGATCACCGTTGCCGAAGCCGCGAACACCGTCCGCGCAATATTCCCCGAGGCGAAGTTCGAGATTGGTCCCGGGTACATCGAGAAGTGGGACCGGCAAGGCAAGTTTGACCTCAGCGCATCCGAACGTGACCTCGGATATCGGCCCGGCTGGTCGCTGACCGACGGCTTAGCCGCATCTGTGCAGTGGATTCAGTCGCAGGGAAGCTGA
- a CDS encoding hydroxypyruvate isomerase family protein: MAPVPSFTVNCSILLTDVPLLERPEAARQAGFDAVEFWWPFAHAVPTDSEVTSFIRAITDAGVQLTGLNFAAGDMPAGDRGILSNPTRTTEFRDNVAVATSIAQALGTKAFNALYGNRSDAFSSEQQDAVAAENLAFAGEAAHAIGAVVLVEPVSGAIGYPLKHAADAVAVINRVRESFGTDNLRLLADLYHLQANGDDIAAALDAYADLIGHVQIADDPGRGEPGTGTLDLQRYLDQLHGNGYSGFVGLEYKSTHPNTFEWLDRDLRPSRRVGI, translated from the coding sequence ATGGCACCCGTTCCGTCCTTCACCGTCAACTGCTCAATCCTGTTGACCGATGTGCCACTCCTCGAACGCCCAGAAGCGGCCCGTCAGGCTGGATTCGATGCTGTCGAATTCTGGTGGCCATTCGCTCACGCCGTGCCTACCGACAGTGAAGTCACTTCATTCATCCGCGCAATTACCGATGCCGGCGTACAGCTCACCGGGTTGAACTTCGCCGCTGGTGATATGCCGGCAGGCGACCGCGGAATCCTGTCGAACCCCACTCGCACGACGGAGTTCCGCGATAACGTCGCTGTCGCCACCTCAATCGCTCAAGCGCTGGGCACCAAGGCTTTCAACGCACTGTACGGAAACCGGTCCGATGCCTTCAGCTCCGAACAACAGGATGCGGTAGCAGCCGAAAACCTCGCCTTTGCGGGCGAGGCCGCGCACGCTATCGGCGCAGTTGTTCTTGTCGAACCGGTCAGCGGTGCCATCGGATACCCACTCAAACATGCCGCCGATGCCGTGGCGGTGATTAATCGAGTACGAGAGTCCTTCGGAACCGACAATCTGCGGCTCCTCGCCGACCTCTACCACCTCCAGGCCAACGGCGACGACATCGCGGCGGCGCTCGACGCCTACGCCGACCTGATCGGTCATGTGCAGATCGCCGATGATCCCGGGCGCGGGGAACCGGGTACCGGAACGCTCGACCTACAGCGCTACCTGGACCAACTTCACGGCAACGGGTACTCCGGCTTCGTCGGACTCGAATACAAGTCGACTCACCCGAACACCTTCGAATGGCTCGATCGAGACCTTCGCCCGTCCCGTCGCGTCGGCATCTGA
- a CDS encoding polysaccharide deacetylase family protein, producing the protein MTTSTKSNSTTPNTSWRGDSAAIACLTFAVDAETPVLAAGRRYSSNAMAMSHQSYDMRRGLPRLLGILDEFSIRSTFFVPGFVAEMHPDAVSSIAEKGHEIAHHSYSHRPSTGLTPSQEREEFERGMEALSALDIHPVGYRAPMWAATWDTAELATEFGLKYDTSLMDDDRPYVISTGNGPLVELPPHWSLDDWEQYAYLPEPHLGNVIEPPEKALSVWTAELDGMREWGGLFQLTAHSFLSGRPGRAQNLRKLIETVLDRGDVEFRTGEELCAAALRDHSLDWRKQEPLEVSASAYPIW; encoded by the coding sequence ATGACCACATCGACCAAGTCCAACTCGACCACACCGAACACGAGTTGGCGCGGCGACTCCGCCGCGATCGCATGCCTGACGTTTGCGGTAGATGCCGAGACCCCGGTCTTGGCGGCCGGCCGCCGGTACTCCTCTAACGCAATGGCGATGTCGCACCAGTCCTACGACATGCGTAGGGGCCTTCCGCGGCTGCTCGGCATCCTCGACGAATTCTCAATTCGTTCAACGTTTTTCGTTCCAGGATTCGTTGCTGAGATGCATCCTGACGCGGTCTCGTCCATTGCAGAAAAAGGCCACGAAATCGCCCACCACAGCTACAGCCACCGTCCTAGCACCGGCCTCACCCCCTCACAGGAGCGTGAGGAGTTCGAGCGCGGAATGGAGGCGCTGAGCGCACTCGATATACATCCGGTCGGCTATCGCGCGCCGATGTGGGCTGCTACGTGGGATACCGCTGAACTCGCCACCGAGTTCGGGCTGAAGTACGACACGAGCCTGATGGACGACGATAGGCCGTACGTGATCTCGACCGGGAACGGTCCGCTCGTCGAGCTGCCCCCGCATTGGTCACTGGACGACTGGGAGCAGTACGCCTACCTGCCGGAACCGCACCTCGGCAACGTCATCGAACCCCCGGAGAAGGCTCTGTCCGTGTGGACCGCGGAGTTGGACGGTATGCGTGAATGGGGTGGACTCTTCCAATTGACTGCACATTCATTTCTCAGCGGCCGCCCTGGCCGCGCGCAAAACCTGCGCAAGCTCATCGAAACGGTACTCGACCGCGGAGACGTCGAGTTCCGGACCGGCGAAGAGCTCTGCGCCGCAGCCCTGCGCGACCACAGCCTCGATTGGCGCAAGCAGGAACCACTCGAGGTTTCCGCATCCGCCTACCCCATCTGGTAA
- a CDS encoding SDR family NAD(P)-dependent oxidoreductase, with amino-acid sequence MTTTISSNQRVALITGAGSGIGRATAEVLASQGVDLALVSRPGPDLDSAAAACQSHGVRVLKIAADISDSGEVRAAFAKTEAELGPITDVHNNAGISVVAPLVDTSDDVWSTQLATNLSGSFYVLREAARVMVPRKRGAIVNTASELALQGQAGYVAYTATKGGILSMTRSAAAELASWGIRVNAVCPGTTRTPMFLAEFDGAADPSAEFAENEASVALGRIATPTEIAKAVAFLLSDDASYVTGTQLIADGGRSGCFPVGSIGVDATTSV; translated from the coding sequence ATGACCACCACAATCAGCTCAAATCAGCGAGTCGCTTTGATCACCGGAGCCGGCTCGGGCATCGGCCGAGCCACCGCAGAAGTACTCGCAAGTCAGGGTGTTGATCTTGCCCTGGTATCGCGCCCCGGACCCGATCTCGACTCCGCGGCAGCGGCTTGCCAGAGCCACGGCGTCCGTGTGTTGAAGATCGCCGCAGACATCTCCGATTCGGGCGAAGTTCGCGCGGCGTTCGCCAAGACCGAAGCCGAACTGGGACCGATCACCGATGTCCACAACAACGCGGGGATCTCGGTTGTTGCTCCGTTGGTCGATACCAGCGACGACGTCTGGTCCACTCAATTGGCGACCAATCTCTCCGGCAGCTTCTACGTTCTGCGCGAGGCCGCGCGAGTCATGGTGCCGCGCAAACGCGGCGCAATCGTCAACACCGCATCGGAACTCGCACTACAGGGCCAGGCTGGCTACGTTGCGTATACCGCCACCAAGGGCGGCATTCTGTCGATGACCCGTAGCGCCGCGGCGGAACTCGCATCGTGGGGAATTCGAGTCAATGCGGTGTGCCCTGGGACGACCCGCACCCCGATGTTCCTCGCCGAGTTCGATGGAGCGGCAGACCCCTCCGCAGAGTTCGCCGAGAACGAAGCCAGTGTGGCGCTCGGCAGGATCGCCACACCCACCGAAATCGCCAAGGCCGTGGCCTTCCTGCTCTCCGACGACGCCAGCTATGTCACGGGAACGCAGCTCATCGCTGACGGTGGGCGTAGCGGATGCTTCCCCGTCGGCAGCATCGGAGTCGACGCTACAACGTCGGTCTAA
- the gcl gene encoding glyoxylate carboligase has product MPRMRAVDAAVKILELEGATQAFGLPGAAINPFYAAMRDHGGIKHVLARHVEAASHMAEGFTRAGAGNIGICIGTSGPAGTDMITGLYSAMADSIPILAITGQAPVARLHKEDFQAVDIASIAAPVTKMAMTVLEPAQVPGAFAQAFHLMRSGRPGPVLIDLPIDVQLAEIEFDPDTYHPLPTYKPAATRAQAEKALDMLAESERPLIVAGGGIVNADAAELLVELAELLDVPVIPTLMGWGTIPDDHRLAAGMAGLQTAHRYGNATMLASDFVLGIGNRWANRHTGGLETYRKGRTFIHIDIEPTQIGRVFPPDYGIVSDAKAALEQLVTIAKERRQTNRLPDRSSWVEECLDRKRTMRRKSHFDDIPVKPQRVYEEMNNVFGRDTRYVTAIGLSQIAGGQFLHVYKERNWINCGQAGPLGWTLPAALGVVTADPTATVVGLSGDYDFQFMIEELAVGAQFNLPYVHVVVNNSYLGLIRQAQRQFDMNYCVSLGFDNINSEESSSTETTPVPKGYGVDHLRVAEGLGCKAIRVTDPNEIADALEQAKAWAGEHKVPVVVEIFLERITNIAMGTEIDNVNEFDALAANSDQDRAAYAQLD; this is encoded by the coding sequence ATGCCACGCATGCGCGCCGTTGATGCCGCCGTGAAGATCCTCGAGCTCGAAGGTGCCACACAGGCATTTGGTCTCCCGGGCGCCGCGATCAACCCCTTCTACGCAGCAATGCGCGACCACGGAGGAATCAAACACGTCCTCGCCCGCCACGTCGAAGCCGCAAGCCACATGGCCGAGGGTTTCACACGTGCCGGAGCAGGGAACATCGGCATCTGCATCGGAACATCCGGACCGGCCGGCACAGACATGATCACCGGTCTGTACTCGGCCATGGCCGATTCGATCCCGATCCTCGCCATCACCGGCCAGGCCCCCGTCGCCCGGCTACACAAAGAAGACTTCCAGGCTGTCGACATCGCCTCGATCGCAGCCCCAGTCACCAAGATGGCCATGACGGTGCTCGAGCCCGCCCAAGTTCCTGGCGCATTCGCACAAGCCTTCCATCTGATGCGCTCCGGGCGCCCGGGACCGGTGTTGATCGACCTGCCGATCGACGTTCAGCTCGCCGAAATCGAGTTCGACCCCGACACCTACCATCCTCTGCCGACCTACAAACCCGCTGCAACCCGAGCGCAGGCCGAGAAGGCACTCGACATGCTCGCCGAATCGGAGCGCCCGCTCATTGTCGCAGGAGGCGGAATCGTCAATGCAGACGCCGCCGAACTGCTGGTCGAACTTGCCGAGCTGCTCGATGTTCCAGTGATTCCCACCCTGATGGGATGGGGGACGATTCCCGACGATCACCGACTGGCCGCAGGCATGGCCGGCCTGCAGACCGCACACCGATATGGAAACGCCACGATGTTGGCCTCGGACTTCGTACTCGGCATTGGAAACCGCTGGGCCAACCGACATACCGGCGGACTCGAGACCTACCGTAAGGGCCGAACGTTCATTCACATCGACATCGAGCCCACTCAGATCGGGCGGGTCTTCCCCCCCGACTATGGAATCGTCTCCGACGCGAAGGCTGCTCTCGAGCAGCTTGTCACGATCGCCAAGGAGCGCAGACAAACCAACCGGTTGCCCGACCGGTCGAGTTGGGTCGAGGAGTGCCTGGATCGGAAGCGCACAATGCGCCGCAAGTCCCACTTCGATGACATCCCAGTCAAACCCCAGCGAGTCTATGAGGAGATGAACAACGTCTTCGGACGAGATACTCGATACGTGACCGCGATCGGCTTGTCTCAGATCGCGGGCGGGCAGTTTCTCCACGTATACAAAGAGAGGAACTGGATCAACTGCGGACAGGCAGGACCACTGGGCTGGACGCTGCCAGCGGCACTCGGAGTGGTCACAGCTGACCCTACTGCTACCGTCGTCGGCCTCTCCGGAGACTACGACTTCCAATTCATGATCGAAGAATTGGCGGTAGGTGCACAATTCAACCTCCCGTATGTGCACGTCGTCGTGAACAACTCCTATCTCGGCCTGATCCGGCAGGCCCAGCGCCAGTTCGACATGAACTACTGTGTGTCACTCGGTTTCGACAACATCAATTCCGAGGAGTCCAGCTCCACGGAAACCACCCCAGTGCCGAAGGGCTACGGAGTCGACCACCTCCGGGTTGCGGAAGGTCTGGGATGTAAAGCGATCCGAGTCACCGATCCAAACGAGATTGCCGACGCTCTCGAGCAAGCCAAAGCCTGGGCCGGCGAGCACAAAGTTCCCGTTGTCGTCGAGATCTTCCTCGAACGGATCACGAACATCGCCATGGGAACTGAAATCGACAATGTGAACGAGTTTGACGCTCTTGCCGCGAACTCCGACCAGGATCGGGCCGCATACGCTCAGCTGGACTAG
- a CDS encoding PucR family transcriptional regulator has translation MAMRLNDVLEHPLVAAGHPVLVSGADRLGTDVRWIHCADLYDIAPLLRGEEVLLTNGVGLVGVDEEALRNYVRQLAQKGIAGLMIEVGRTFDALPPEMADEAETLGLPLIVLQPALRFTEVAEAINSMIIDRSITKLRHADEISRSLSELLARGGTLAAIVDGIRDICGTWVSLQDDSKQIIAHAGSLPPGLMDTSAATAAVFVDGIVWGQLTVGSTDVPSVLLDALLDRAPAVIALALIRNEPNVTRSLRLKHMLIEQLLQGRYIEDHVLQDRLRAAGLPTSVRPYACVVIDRLQVPNSVDVLNQLIETHGYGLVGVYEGLACAVIAAHSDETTRGFSTTLRDDLTSRITFRGKAVAAVGPCIIRFTDLPRSMTEAHLSLTICQDVNPASVAVVAAKDMAVERLLYKNADRAELRLSVEEMLGQLIAYDQDRQTKLMPTLTVLLECGGSKALAAQRLHLRRQSLYYRLNQLSSLLEYDLDNPRDRTALSVAVSAMRIVQSPEHVDGEMN, from the coding sequence ATGGCGATGCGTCTCAACGATGTTCTGGAACATCCATTGGTCGCAGCCGGCCACCCAGTCCTGGTTAGCGGCGCCGACCGGCTCGGTACCGATGTGCGGTGGATTCACTGCGCCGATCTCTACGACATCGCTCCGCTTCTGCGGGGGGAGGAAGTGTTGCTCACCAACGGTGTCGGTTTGGTCGGAGTGGACGAAGAGGCGCTTCGCAATTACGTCCGACAGCTCGCCCAGAAGGGCATTGCCGGTCTGATGATCGAGGTCGGACGCACCTTTGATGCGCTCCCTCCGGAGATGGCTGACGAAGCCGAAACCCTCGGGTTGCCGTTGATCGTTCTACAGCCGGCACTGCGATTCACCGAGGTTGCCGAGGCGATAAACAGCATGATTATCGATAGATCGATCACCAAGCTGCGTCACGCAGACGAGATATCGCGCTCGCTATCGGAACTACTCGCCCGGGGTGGGACACTCGCCGCAATCGTTGACGGAATACGTGACATCTGCGGAACATGGGTGTCCCTGCAGGACGACAGCAAACAGATCATCGCCCATGCGGGCTCGCTACCACCTGGCCTGATGGACACTTCCGCCGCAACAGCAGCGGTCTTCGTCGACGGCATCGTCTGGGGTCAACTCACCGTCGGCTCGACCGACGTGCCGTCCGTCCTGCTCGACGCGCTTCTCGACCGCGCACCCGCTGTCATCGCACTGGCGCTCATTCGCAATGAACCCAATGTCACTAGATCTTTGCGGCTGAAGCACATGCTGATCGAGCAGCTCTTACAGGGGCGATATATCGAGGATCACGTATTGCAGGATCGGCTACGCGCCGCCGGGCTGCCCACGTCCGTCCGCCCCTACGCGTGTGTTGTCATCGACCGATTGCAGGTCCCTAATTCAGTCGATGTCCTCAATCAGCTCATCGAGACCCACGGATACGGACTGGTCGGTGTGTACGAGGGGCTTGCCTGTGCAGTGATCGCAGCACATTCGGACGAAACCACGAGAGGATTTTCCACCACTCTGCGTGACGACCTGACCAGTCGCATCACTTTCCGCGGCAAGGCGGTCGCCGCTGTGGGGCCATGCATTATTCGATTCACCGATCTTCCGCGCAGCATGACCGAAGCACACCTGTCCTTGACGATCTGCCAGGATGTCAACCCAGCATCCGTGGCTGTGGTCGCAGCGAAGGACATGGCTGTCGAACGACTGTTGTACAAGAACGCCGACAGAGCGGAGTTGCGGCTTTCAGTCGAAGAGATGCTCGGTCAGCTGATCGCGTACGACCAAGATCGTCAGACCAAGCTGATGCCCACCCTGACGGTCCTTCTCGAGTGCGGCGGATCGAAGGCGCTAGCTGCCCAACGACTCCACCTACGACGGCAGTCTCTGTACTACAGACTCAATCAACTCAGTTCCCTGCTCGAATACGACCTTGACAATCCGCGCGATCGGACCGCGCTGTCCGTTGCGGTGAGTGCGATGCGGATCGTTCAATCGCCCGAACACGTTGATGGCGAAATGAACTGA